The proteins below come from a single Chryseobacterium bernardetii genomic window:
- a CDS encoding BatD family protein — MKKILLILSFLVCANAFSQILSSNVEKKTIALGEINHLVIKIDNLHNEQVSSAAKNELLPFHFEETKDSIGQNANSYERKIEFAVFDEGKFTIPELEFKVGDKILKTIPYEIEVINTAQKADQINDIMKNKEVKLEAKDYWELYKFYILAAIAAIALIIAIIMIVKWGKKAKSSPVVATNQTLKELDSLKKKKYIEGGNFRSFYVELIEISRNFITKQYHLPANVLLTDDLIDVLKKNNTISQDNEKIIEEVFLRGDLVKFAKTFPDQVTMEKDFADIRDFVKRSSQDLEFENLRKDV; from the coding sequence TTGAAAAAAATACTTTTAATACTATCTTTTCTAGTCTGTGCAAATGCTTTTTCACAGATACTATCCTCCAATGTAGAGAAGAAAACTATTGCTCTGGGAGAAATCAATCATCTTGTTATTAAGATTGATAATCTACATAATGAGCAGGTAAGCTCTGCAGCTAAAAATGAGTTGCTGCCTTTTCACTTTGAAGAAACCAAAGACAGTATCGGCCAAAATGCCAATTCCTATGAAAGAAAAATAGAATTTGCAGTTTTTGATGAAGGTAAGTTTACCATTCCTGAACTGGAATTTAAAGTCGGAGATAAGATACTGAAAACCATTCCTTACGAAATAGAAGTCATTAATACGGCGCAGAAAGCAGATCAGATTAATGATATCATGAAAAATAAGGAGGTAAAACTTGAGGCTAAAGATTATTGGGAACTGTACAAGTTTTATATTCTGGCGGCAATAGCAGCCATTGCTCTTATTATTGCCATCATCATGATTGTAAAATGGGGTAAAAAAGCAAAAAGCTCACCAGTGGTAGCTACGAATCAGACATTGAAGGAACTGGATTCCCTTAAAAAGAAAAAATATATTGAAGGTGGTAACTTCCGCTCATTTTATGTGGAACTTATTGAGATTTCAAGAAATTTTATTACCAAACAATATCACCTTCCTGCAAATGTTCTTTTAACAGATGACCTTATTGACGTATTGAAAAAGAATAATACCATTTCTCAGGATAACGAGAAAATTATAGAAGAAGTATTCCTGAGAGGAGATCTTGTGAAGTTTGCCAAGACCTTCCCGGATCAGGTAACTATGGAGAAAGACTTCGCAGATATCAGAGACTTTGTGAAAAGATCTTCCCAAGATTTAGAATTCGAAAACTTAAGAAAGGATGTTTGA
- a CDS encoding DUF58 domain-containing protein: MQIKDIVKKVKQIEIRTRKKTEAALMGQYHSAFKGQGMTFSEVRPYQFGDEIRRIDWNKTARFREPFVKVMEEERELTMMLVVDISASMDYGTKAQLKREYVAEIAASLGFSAAGNNDKVGLILFADKVYKVIPPQKGRKHILSIISNILTADYVPAESKIDKALEYMMGIFKRKSLVFLFSDFQDEYDSKMLRVASKKHQLLGMRIYDEKDNEIPDVGYTLLYDAETGKEIWANTSSARWRYTFAEAQKQKLRALEEDFANSSASFMNVNTGSDYSKLLYNYFQKK, translated from the coding sequence ATGCAGATAAAAGATATTGTAAAAAAAGTAAAGCAGATAGAAATCCGTACCAGAAAAAAGACGGAGGCTGCTTTAATGGGGCAATATCACAGTGCCTTTAAAGGACAGGGGATGACTTTCTCAGAGGTCCGCCCATATCAGTTTGGTGATGAGATCAGAAGAATAGACTGGAATAAGACCGCACGTTTCCGTGAGCCATTTGTAAAGGTAATGGAAGAAGAAAGGGAATTAACCATGATGCTTGTAGTGGATATTTCTGCCTCTATGGATTATGGAACAAAAGCCCAGCTGAAAAGAGAATATGTGGCAGAAATTGCTGCCAGCTTAGGATTTTCAGCCGCCGGAAACAATGATAAAGTGGGATTGATTCTCTTTGCAGATAAAGTATATAAAGTAATTCCGCCTCAAAAAGGAAGAAAGCATATTCTTTCTATTATCAGCAATATTCTTACAGCAGACTATGTTCCGGCAGAATCTAAAATAGATAAGGCACTGGAATATATGATGGGAATATTTAAAAGAAAATCTTTGGTATTCCTGTTCTCAGACTTTCAGGACGAATATGATTCTAAAATGCTGAGAGTGGCCTCAAAGAAACATCAGCTGCTTGGGATGAGGATCTATGATGAAAAAGACAATGAAATTCCTGATGTAGGATACACATTGCTGTATGATGCTGAAACAGGAAAAGAAATATGGGCCAATACATCCAGTGCAAGATGGAGATATACCTTTGCAGAAGCTCAAAAGCAAAAGCTGAGAGCCCTGGAGGAAGATTTTGCCAACAGTTCGGCCAGTTTTATGAATGTAAATACCGGCTCGGATTATTCAAAATTGTTGTATAATTATTTTCAGAAAAAATAA
- a CDS encoding GNAT family N-acetyltransferase: protein MSDVIIRKAVQEDCASMLELIKELAEYEKALHEVTVTLDEFTEDGFGKSPVWGAFVAELNGGIVGISLYYDRYSTWKGRRLYLEDLVVTEKMRGRQIGKLLFDATVEYGKSNAYSGMVFQVLNWNEPAINFYKKYSPKFDDEWLNVSIEFK from the coding sequence ATGAGTGATGTTATAATAAGAAAAGCAGTTCAGGAGGATTGTGCTTCCATGTTAGAATTAATTAAAGAATTGGCAGAATATGAAAAGGCACTCCATGAAGTAACAGTAACACTGGATGAATTTACCGAAGATGGCTTTGGAAAATCTCCGGTCTGGGGCGCTTTTGTTGCAGAGCTGAATGGTGGAATTGTTGGAATCTCATTGTATTATGACAGATATTCAACCTGGAAAGGGCGAAGACTCTATCTTGAAGATCTGGTAGTTACCGAAAAAATGAGAGGAAGGCAGATAGGGAAGCTTCTGTTTGATGCCACAGTAGAATATGGAAAATCCAATGCATACAGCGGAATGGTTTTCCAGGTGTTGAACTGGAACGAACCTGCCATCAATTTTTATAAAAAATACAGTCCAAAGTTTGATGACGAATGGTTGAATGTATCTATTGAGTTTAAGTAA
- a CDS encoding VWA domain-containing protein, whose translation MFDFEFYSPWFLLLFLLFIPLIIKDAGKKKRKGIKVPTIKNMGISSIQGVLFFLKISKYIILSALIIAMARPRTFTVSQDRDDTKGVDIMLSIDVSLSMLAKDLNPDRITALKDIAVKFVQKRPNDRIGVVAYAAEAFTKVPVTSDHQVVIDEIKNLNSTGLEPGTAIGEGLSVAVNHLIKSKAKSKVIILMTDGVSNIENAIPPQLAAELAKNNNIKVYTIGIGTNGYALMPTAVDFFGDLIFTEAEVTIDENTLREIAQTTGGKYFRATSNSSLEEVYDEINQLEKSDVKVSKLYNYEEYFKIFLWIALAILVLDALVRWVFYKILS comes from the coding sequence ATGTTTGATTTTGAGTTTTACAGTCCGTGGTTTTTGCTGCTTTTTCTGTTGTTTATTCCTCTTATTATAAAAGATGCGGGTAAAAAGAAAAGAAAAGGTATAAAAGTCCCTACCATAAAAAATATGGGGATAAGCAGCATACAAGGCGTTCTTTTCTTTTTGAAGATATCAAAATATATCATACTTTCAGCACTTATTATTGCTATGGCAAGGCCCAGAACCTTTACCGTTTCGCAGGATAGGGATGATACCAAAGGAGTAGATATTATGCTGTCTATTGACGTTTCACTCAGTATGCTGGCAAAAGATTTAAATCCGGACCGTATTACTGCTCTTAAGGATATTGCCGTTAAATTTGTTCAGAAGCGCCCCAATGATAGGATAGGAGTGGTTGCTTATGCTGCAGAAGCATTTACTAAAGTTCCTGTTACTTCAGACCATCAGGTAGTGATTGATGAAATTAAAAATCTTAACTCTACAGGTCTTGAACCCGGGACAGCCATTGGAGAAGGGCTTTCCGTTGCAGTGAATCATTTGATTAAAAGTAAAGCCAAAAGCAAAGTGATCATTCTGATGACGGATGGCGTAAGCAATATTGAAAATGCAATCCCGCCACAACTTGCTGCAGAACTGGCAAAAAATAATAATATAAAAGTATACACTATTGGTATTGGAACAAACGGCTATGCCCTGATGCCAACAGCCGTAGACTTTTTCGGTGACCTTATTTTTACAGAAGCAGAGGTGACTATTGATGAAAATACATTGAGAGAAATTGCTCAGACTACAGGTGGAAAATACTTCAGAGCTACTTCCAACAGCAGTCTTGAAGAAGTATATGATGAGATCAATCAGTTGGAAAAATCAGATGTAAAAGTATCGAAGCTGTACAACTATGAAGAGTATTTCAAGATCTTCCTGTGGATCGCTTTAGCAATACTGGTCCTGGATGCTTTAGTAAGATGGGTATTTTATAAAATTTTAAGCTGA
- a CDS encoding AAA family ATPase, which translates to MSDTYQAEDIRQLTEKVKEKNYLFSLLRQEINKVIIGQEYMVDRLLVGLLGNGHVLLEGVPGLAKTLAIKTLADAVHGEFSRIQFTPDLLPADVVGTMIFNIKDNDFSIKKGPVFANFVLADEINRAPAKVQSALLEVMQEKQVTIGDETMKLPKPFLVLATQNPIDQEGTYLLPEAQSDRFMLKCTIDYPAFEDERQVMRMVSTSHQPTVKPVISLQDIVDAKELINQIYLDEKIEKYILDMVFATRYPENYGLSELKNYISFGASPRASINLAIASRAYAFLKGRAFVIPEDVKALAKDVLRHRMGLTFEAEAEEISTEEIINRILAKIQAP; encoded by the coding sequence ATGTCAGATACATATCAAGCCGAGGATATCCGTCAGTTGACGGAAAAAGTAAAAGAAAAAAACTACTTATTTTCTCTTCTGAGACAGGAAATCAACAAGGTGATTATTGGGCAGGAATACATGGTAGACCGTCTTTTAGTCGGGCTTTTAGGAAATGGTCACGTTCTTCTTGAAGGAGTTCCGGGATTAGCAAAAACCCTAGCCATCAAAACCCTGGCAGATGCTGTTCATGGTGAGTTCTCAAGAATTCAGTTTACACCGGATTTACTTCCCGCAGACGTTGTGGGAACTATGATTTTCAATATCAAAGACAATGATTTTTCTATAAAAAAAGGCCCGGTATTCGCAAATTTTGTTCTTGCGGATGAGATTAACCGTGCTCCTGCAAAAGTACAGTCGGCACTTTTAGAAGTAATGCAGGAAAAGCAGGTCACTATTGGTGATGAAACCATGAAGCTTCCAAAACCATTTTTGGTACTGGCTACTCAGAACCCGATAGACCAGGAAGGAACTTATCTGTTACCGGAAGCACAGAGTGACCGTTTTATGCTGAAGTGCACCATTGATTATCCTGCTTTTGAAGATGAAAGACAGGTGATGAGGATGGTTTCAACTTCCCATCAGCCAACGGTAAAACCAGTGATCTCACTTCAGGATATTGTAGATGCAAAAGAACTGATTAACCAGATCTATTTAGATGAAAAAATAGAAAAATATATTCTGGATATGGTTTTTGCAACACGTTACCCAGAAAATTATGGTTTATCAGAACTTAAAAATTATATCAGTTTTGGAGCCTCTCCAAGAGCATCCATCAACCTTGCAATTGCTTCAAGAGCCTATGCATTCTTAAAAGGAAGAGCCTTTGTAATTCCTGAGGATGTAAAAGCATTGGCTAAGGATGTATTGAGACATAGAATGGGCTTAACCTTTGAAGCTGAAGCCGAAGAAATCTCAACGGAAGAGATCATTAACAGAATTTTAGCAAAAATCCAGGCACCATAA